The Candidatus Methylomirabilis tolerans genomic sequence ATTTCGGAATCACCAATGCTATCGTCTGCCCTTTCAATCTTGAGCAGATAGCGGCTACCCTTGTGGTTGAACCATGCAGGGTAGTGATCGTTATCAACAACACGCAGCAGGTTAAACTGTGTTGCCAATGATTGGGCCACGTTTAACTCGCTATCCTTTGGAAAGCGGCGACGATAGAATGTCGGATTCCCTTTCTGCGGAACCCTTTTGGCCGCCGACGTTGGAAATTGATCCACAAATTCGCGGCAAAGATGGAACGTAGCCTTCGTCACAGCGGCTCGCAATTCATCGATCAACTCCGTACCAGTCAACTCGAATCTTACCTGCATGTAAATATCCCCACTATCGACCAAATCGGCCGCCTCCAACAACGTAACAGGGATCCGATCCTTGCCCTCCAGCACAAGCCAAGTCATCGGCGACATACCACGTCCGCAAGGCAGGTCGCTGGCGTGTACCACCAAGTTGTGCTGATAACGTACGCGGGTGGCACCATCTACAATCTGGCTATAGCTCAAATAAAAGCAGATGTCGCCATCGGGCAATTCTGCGGCAGCATGTACCCATGTGACCTGATGCCCTGCAGTCAGCCAGTCCAGCAAGAGCCTCGGCACATCGGCATTAATCCAACTACCGGCATCAGAGCACACGGCGATAGATAAGCTCCCCCCCCCAGTCCCCTGAGTCGCAGCTTTTGATTCAAAGCCAAGGCCATCAAATACATGCCGGGAGGCCCGGTTACCCGCTTTGACTTTGCCGAAGATGATGGCGCCCAATTCGGTTGAACGCAGTTTCAGCATTGCCGTTTGCAGCAGCGGCTTTGCGAGCCCAGCGCCCCGACAACGGGCATCCAATGAGTAGCTGATCTCCCATGCGTCCTCGGATCGCTCAAAGCGGACCTGGCCGATTGGGAAGCCGTCAGGGGTTTCCACCACATAGAGACGGCAGTGATCCACATCGCGCAGACGCTTGCGGAACCATGTTCTGTGCGTGGCGGCATTGATGACTTCAGTCGAGAACGCGTTTTGTCGGACAAGCGGGTCATTCGCCCATTGCAGAATCAAGGCTTCGTCATCCAACCGTGCCGGTCGAGCCTGCAAGGGTGTGTTCGGTGAAAGCGTCAGCAGCGAACACACCCGGCTTGTACCCTGACCGTCTACCAGTTGCCGGCAGTTCTGTGACCATGCTTCCTGTAGGCCCTCCTTCAGAAGCTCTCCTAACACATGGCCAAGGTTTGACTCATTCACCTCGCCCACGTGCCCGAGCCAGCGGATCATCCCCTGCCGAGCGAGTTCAGCCGCAATAGGCCGTTGATTGTCCGCAAGCGTGATCACCAGTGACGGCAGTCCCAAGCAGCAGCGCTCCCATGTGGTGGCACCGCCAGCACCGATGGCGAAATCAGCTCGGACCATCAGCGGCGCAAGGGTAGGTAAGTCGCTGTGGAGATGGATGTTGGCGTGCCCAGCCGTTTGCTGGCGAATACTTTTCGCGTAGGGGCTGCTCACATTCACCACCACATCCAGATCGATATCGGAGCGACCCAGCGCCAGAAACGCTTCGATTGCCATGCCGGTTAAGTTACCCACATCAGCTCCGCCAAAGTAGACTAAGATGCGCCGGATCGGTCCGTCGCGAGGAGGAATCCGATCGCGCAATTCGGCGTACTCAGGCTGCAGGAGCGCATAGTGCGGCCCCAGCATCAGTCCGCAATGCGCGGGCACCTTGCCGGCATAGCGCGTGTCAGCATTGCTGAAGAGATTCTGGTCAAGCAACAGGTCGCAGTCGTGGGAGCGATCGGCCAGGTCGTCAATAACCATCAGACGCTTAGCGTGCCGACGTAATGCCGCTTCCCAACGGGCATCAAGGGCGTAGTGATCGACGATGAGCCAGTCGGTCGTACCGAATACCTGACCGATTGCCTGGCCGGTTTCCTCCGCATCTTGTTTCCATGAGGCACCGAGCCAGTGAGCATGATCCGGCAGGTCAACGTCATCGGTGGTCTCGTCGGTATGAGGCTCGGAGATTACAGGCATCCGGGTCACAATACATCCCCGCGCGGCAGCTTCATCACATAAATGGCCGGGATGCTCTCGACTCACAAACAACACCTCCGCGCCTTTGCGCTTTAACGCCTCTGCCAGTGTGAGACACCGCATGACATGGCCGGTGCCGATTTCGACCGAGGCGTCTGCCCGCACCGCGACGCGCATCATTGTGCAGCCTTTTCCAGAAGGAACCAGTTGCCATCGTCTTGCGGGAAATTTGGATCACGATGGTAGGCGAATCCGTAATCAACCAGACGCAGATCCACGAAACGGTCGAGCATTTCACCCGCAAAATCGCGCTTGAATAAGCGGTCACGATTGCCGCGGTAGGGCACTTCAACCGGGGTTGGATTGTAGTACTCGACTATGCAAATGTAACGGCGAGCCGATTGGCGGAGTCGGTCGTATACTTCAGACAGGCGCTCGGGATTGATGTGGATCAGTACACCCTTGATCAGTACCAGGTCGTATTGCGCCTGGGGTTGGAAGTCGAGCATCGACTGTGCGTGAATAACGATACCGCCCAGCTTTTCCAGCGCCCCCACTGCCTTGGCATTGATTTCTACGGCAAAAAGCGCAATACCGGGCACGAGCAAGCGCAGAGCTTCAAGATTGAGACCGATGTTGGCGCCGAACTCGATGGCGGAGCGTACTGATTGAGTACGTTGGAGGATCTTGCCGAATAGCGCAAGATTGCCAGCAATTATCGTTCTATCCCGGTTCCGGTCGATGTACTGATCGCCGAACTCCCCGGCCCAGAATCTTTCCTGCTCCGTCTGATATTTCGACATCCTCGTTTTCCCTTATTCTCCCAGCCTCTTTTGGCGCACGTGGGCATTGATCTCGACCCACTCCGGATGGTGTTCGAGCAACGCCAGGATATCCCGCGTGTCGAACCCCGGCTTTACCGGATACAGTGCTTCGAGGATTCTCCGAACCAACTCGAAATCTTCTGAGGTATCCACTGTCCATCGGTGGTAGCTGTGGTTTTCCGCATGAACCACATGGCCAATACGATAGCGGGCCGGCCGCGTGTAGATGAAGGGGGTAACATGTTCTCGCTCGAATTGCGCCTTGGCTTTCCGATGCGCCTCGTCCAACACACTGAACGGGAATACTTCGACCGCCATGCCATAGGGATAGCTCTGGGTCAGGGCGTTAGATACGTAATCGTACTCGGCCCGGTGGTCGAAATAAAACCGGATAGCCTCGTCGATCACGGCGGGATCGATGAGCGGGCAGTCTGAGGTCACGCGGACGACCACGCTGGCATGGTGGGATACGGCTGCCTGATAGTATCGCGCCAACACGTCGTACTCGGAGCCCCGCGTGACCGGAATGCCCAGACGCGCGCACAGGTTTACGATAGGGAGATCGGTATCGTTGGTCGTTGTCGCAATAACGATGCCGTCGGCCCACTTCACCCGCCGCAAGCGTTCGACCTGATATTCCAGCAGCGACTTGCCCATTACCTCCTTCAGCACCTTACCCGGCAGCCGGGTAGAGGTCATTCTGGCCTGGACGGTGATGACCGTGTTCATGCGGCGAATAGCTCTCGCAACGTATCTACCACGCGATCCTGCTGCGTGTCGGTCAAGGTCGGGTAAAGCGGCAGGGTGATGGTCTCTTCACCGTGAGCCTCGGCTTCCGGGAACTGCCCGGGTTTGAAACCCAGATCGCGGTAATAGGGCTGCAGGTGCACGGGCATGTAGTGCACGTTTACGCCAATGCCTGCAGCGCGCAGGTTTTCAAAGATCTCTCGACGGGTCTTTTTGGGGACTTCAGGCTTTATGCGCACCGCGTAAAGGTGGAAGGCGGAATAGTTTTCCGGCCTTACTGTCGGTAGGCGCA encodes the following:
- a CDS encoding glycosyltransferase family protein → MNTVITVQARMTSTRLPGKVLKEVMGKSLLEYQVERLRRVKWADGIVIATTTNDTDLPIVNLCARLGIPVTRGSEYDVLARYYQAAVSHHASVVVRVTSDCPLIDPAVIDEAIRFYFDHRAEYDYVSNALTQSYPYGMAVEVFPFSVLDEAHRKAKAQFEREHVTPFIYTRPARYRIGHVVHAENHSYHRWTVDTSEDFELVRRILEALYPVKPGFDTRDILALLEHHPEWVEINAHVRQKRLGE
- the pseG gene encoding UDP-2,4-diacetamido-2,4,6-trideoxy-beta-L-altropyranose hydrolase; protein product: MMRVAVRADASVEIGTGHVMRCLTLAEALKRKGAEVLFVSREHPGHLCDEAAARGCIVTRMPVISEPHTDETTDDVDLPDHAHWLGASWKQDAEETGQAIGQVFGTTDWLIVDHYALDARWEAALRRHAKRLMVIDDLADRSHDCDLLLDQNLFSNADTRYAGKVPAHCGLMLGPHYALLQPEYAELRDRIPPRDGPIRRILVYFGGADVGNLTGMAIEAFLALGRSDIDLDVVVNVSSPYAKSIRQQTAGHANIHLHSDLPTLAPLMVRADFAIGAGGATTWERCCLGLPSLVITLADNQRPIAAELARQGMIRWLGHVGEVNESNLGHVLGELLKEGLQEAWSQNCRQLVDGQGTSRVCSLLTLSPNTPLQARPARLDDEALILQWANDPLVRQNAFSTEVINAATHRTWFRKRLRDVDHCRLYVVETPDGFPIGQVRFERSEDAWEISYSLDARCRGAGLAKPLLQTAMLKLRSTELGAIIFGKVKAGNRASRHVFDGLGFESKAATQGTGGGSLSIAVCSDAGSWINADVPRLLLDWLTAGHQVTWVHAAAELPDGDICFYLSYSQIVDGATRVRYQHNLVVHASDLPCGRGMSPMTWLVLEGKDRIPVTLLEAADLVDSGDIYMQVRFELTGTELIDELRAAVTKATFHLCREFVDQFPTSAAKRVPQKGNPTFYRRRFPKDSELNVAQSLATQFNLLRVVDNDHYPAWFNHKGSRYLLKIERADDSIGDSEIKLIRNPHHR
- a CDS encoding pseudaminic acid biosynthesis-associated methylase, whose amino-acid sequence is MSKYQTEQERFWAGEFGDQYIDRNRDRTIIAGNLALFGKILQRTQSVRSAIEFGANIGLNLEALRLLVPGIALFAVEINAKAVGALEKLGGIVIHAQSMLDFQPQAQYDLVLIKGVLIHINPERLSEVYDRLRQSARRYICIVEYYNPTPVEVPYRGNRDRLFKRDFAGEMLDRFVDLRLVDYGFAYHRDPNFPQDDGNWFLLEKAAQ